The Maniola hyperantus chromosome 2, iAphHyp1.2, whole genome shotgun sequence genome includes a region encoding these proteins:
- the Rab6 gene encoding ras-related protein Rab6, which produces MSTSGEFGNPLRKFKLVFLGEQSVGKTSLITRFMYDSFDNTYQATIGIDFLSKTMYLEDRTVRLQLWDTAGQERFRSLIPSYIRDSTVAVVVYDITNANSFHQTSKWIDDVRTERGSDVIIMLVGNKTDLSDKRQVSTEDGDRKAKELNVMFIETSAKAGYNVKQLFRRVAAALPGMDSAESKPPEDMHEVILRQAPGDNKEPDSGCAC; this is translated from the exons atGTCTACGTCGGGTGAATTCGGTAACCCCTTGCGCAAGTTTAAACTCGTATTTCTCGGTGAACAAAGTG TGGGAAAGACGTCGCTGATCACTAGATTCATGTACGATAGTTTTGACAACACTTATCAG GCAACAATCGGAATAGACTTTCTCTCGAAGACAATGTATCTGGAGGACCGCACGGTGCGACTGCAGCTGTGGGACACGGCCGGCCAGGAGCGGTTCCGCTCGCTCATACCTTCCTACATACGGGACTCCACAGTGGCGGTTGTTGTCTACGATATTACCA ATGCAAACTCATTCCACCAGACGTCGAAGTGGATAGACGATGTGCGCACGGAGCGTGGCTCTGACGTCATCATAATGCTGGTCGGCAACAAGACGGATCTGTCGGACAAGCGGCAGGTGTCCACCGAGGACGGCGACCGCAAGGCCAAGGAGCTCAACGTCATGTTCATAGAGACCAGTGCCAAGGCTGGATATAATGTTAAACAG TTATTCCGGCGGGTAGCAGCGGCCCTGCCCGGCATGGACTCGGCGGAGAGCAAGCCTCCTGAAGACA TGCACGAGGTGATCCTTCGGCAAGCGCCCGGCGACAACAAGGAGCCCGACAGCGGCTGCGCGTGCTAG
- the LOC117987475 gene encoding protein FAM8A1, with translation MSDTERLMANGEPANETSERELYFKALRLWIQQAQMYQNLSTCFPYYMMTLQGLQGNTTNVPLLNNNYQFQGQQLPFQVPAPPRAPANNQAPTEPQSPAETIARHGGFEYVIPPLYKRIFAELIDFMLLFILKLLVTFIAVDMFELIDLDKFDFYKFSEHYDDYKFAIELTSEILLLEIIYRILVCIFEAFCLSGSVGRTGGATPGKALLGLRVVTASAVIPVEGRPKETVLLYPGKPLSFLLALVRSLMKNFLISLLFPLCVVLFVFRHNRTGYDLLCGVIVVEENMFPPRRHAP, from the exons ATGTCGGACACCGAGAGACTTATGGCTAATGGTGAACCTGCGAATGAGACGTCGGAGCGCGAACTTTACTTCAAGGCGTTGAGATTGTGGATACAGCAAGCGCAAATGTACCAGAATTTGTCGACATGTTTTCCTTATTACATGATGACACTGCAGGGGCTGCAGGGCAATACGACGAATGTGCCGTTGCTCAATAATAACTACCAATTTCAAGGGCAACAGTTGCCGTTCCAAGTTCCAGCGCCTCCAAGAGCTCCAGCTAATAACCAGGCGCCGACAGAACCGCAGTCCCCAGCGGAAA CAATAGCAAGACATGGGGGATTTGAATATGTAATACCACCATTGTACAAAAGAATTTTTGCGGAGTTAATTGATTTCATGCTCCTATTTATACTTAAACTCCTTGTTACCTTCATAGCTGTGGACATGTTTGAGTTGAT TGATCTGGACAAGTTTGATTTCTACAAGTTCAGCGAGCACTATGACGACTACAAGTTTGCAATAGAACTGACATCTGAAATACTTCTACTAGAAATCATTTATAGGATTTTAGTTTGCATATTTGAG GCATTTTGTCTAAGCGGTAGCGTAGGACGAACTGGCGGCGCAACCCCAGGCAAAGCCCTACTCGGCCTCCGAGTGGTCACAGCCTCGGCCGTCATACCTGTGGAAGGAAGACCCAAGGAGACTGTGCTGCTATACCCCGGCAAACCCTTGAGCTTCTTGCTAGCGCTAGTCCGCTCACTAATGAAGAACTTCCTTATATCTCTGCTGTTCCCTTTATGTGTTGTGTTATTTGTGTTTCGTCATAATCGTACGGGCTACGACCTGTTGTGTGGTGTTATAGTGGTAGAAGAAAACATGTTTCCTCCGAGACGGCACGCTCCGTAG